One region of Flavobacterium pisciphilum genomic DNA includes:
- a CDS encoding helix-turn-helix domain-containing protein codes for MKRFTSYHSLNVFRLQLDKWEFPIHKHNFYEFIFIEKGSGNHILNDTMFNYKEGDAFLLRPEDSHSFEIEENTNFIFIKFTEQLFIEKLEGGKTAKWMEVIKVLLQNPSAIDGSLLTDKEDKKHISSLLQILLIEFTKTCAYSREVVLELFGAVMMMVARSHSTSKHGEQCPSNTELDKLNQILGYTRLHALDSEKMRIENIAELFAMSPNYISIYVKKHSGVSIQQHIIQTKLKAADQLLKNGRHNINEIAAKLGFTDASHFNKIYKKYKKVSPTGFMKP; via the coding sequence ATGAAACGTTTTACTAGCTATCATTCTTTAAATGTATTTCGCCTGCAGCTTGATAAATGGGAATTTCCAATACATAAGCATAATTTTTATGAATTCATTTTTATAGAAAAAGGAAGTGGTAATCATATTCTAAACGATACTATGTTTAACTATAAAGAGGGAGATGCCTTTTTACTAAGACCTGAAGATTCACATTCATTTGAAATAGAAGAAAACACCAATTTCATTTTTATAAAGTTTACTGAACAGCTTTTTATTGAAAAACTTGAAGGTGGTAAAACAGCAAAATGGATGGAAGTAATCAAAGTGCTTTTGCAAAATCCATCTGCAATAGATGGGTCTTTATTAACAGACAAAGAAGATAAAAAACACATTTCTAGCTTATTACAAATACTATTAATAGAATTTACTAAAACATGTGCTTATAGTCGAGAAGTTGTATTAGAGCTTTTTGGAGCAGTAATGATGATGGTTGCAAGAAGTCATTCAACTTCTAAGCACGGAGAGCAATGCCCAAGCAATACTGAACTTGACAAACTAAATCAAATTCTGGGATATACCCGTTTGCATGCGCTTGATTCAGAAAAAATGCGCATTGAAAACATTGCGGAACTATTTGCTATGTCTCCTAATTACATTAGTATATATGTAAAAAAACATAGTGGCGTTTCTATTCAGCAACATATTATTCAAACAAAGCTTAAAGCTGCCGATCAATTACTTAAAAACGGTCGCCATAACATAAATGAAATTGCTGCCAAGCTAGGCTTCACAGATGCAAGTCATTTTAATAAAATATATAAAAAATACAAGAAAGTAAGTCCAACTGGATTTATGAAGCCATAA
- a CDS encoding M43 family zinc metalloprotease: MKPKLLLFMAFIFILKVSAQGLPCKAKEENDKIYKQNPNALKEKQNFDAFSKKFSAERKSKTSKLLQTSYVIPVVFHIYGDIQSGKTVTYEKIVNHLAQLNDDFNGRNADYATVDPFFQARRGTLNIEFKLAKIDPSGGCTSGVVFHAAKNGYGNGGGYDDQIAADAWDNTKYMNVYIQNDLYQDGALNNSGVAWYPDSGMTANNTARVVFNGAYLYDNSYSKEFSATLTHEFGHFLNLIHTFEGGCTGTDEVADTPLEDGLHTLACTQGTNCNGDRVNNENYMGYNGAQGCYKMYTQGQIDRMLAALEHPARKTLWQESNLVATGVNNSGSLLTVNASSFKEAVPNDGSFDTSSVITLSGTKTLALSSGTMIAGTHFTHTFPAGITPILTVNSNSQITVTLTGKATNHLVANNTKGAINFLPAAFTGGTTGLSCTSLYFDLKFVNPYGIFFVDMPDVTVSSALIWKYFEIEKGDDPAFGGWRFAANALKIETYAKKLVCETGTKNISLLGSNTQVGATSNFTAPGAYPNQLDLRTASYTNWDGKTGYVGFTYLIDGLTCYGWFKVTVAANGDGYTISEYAYNTQPGGSIYTGMTAKTAVVLSANTLYEADANDGGITTGTEISLSTNNGTFTKSTGTFTAGTDYTISGVPAGLTAVLTLKSNSKVALTFTGKANAHLPANDAAIVVTFKDAAITGGIITLDNAAKTINIKFDAPYGIVYVDNPDFVVSSTSTWDYINLGIGDNTEYGAWRYAANALKIETYGKRLVGQTGTRNITKIAAGTSIGASSVFVTPGAYPDQLDLRTAAYTTWDNQTGYVGFEYTSRGRTCYGWFKVKVAANGDGYSITDYAYNSKPFEAIIAGATNGTTVAAPTNLVATANSTTLQAVLTWTDNATNETGYSVERASTDGVYSVIATLGANIATYTNTGLTAGSTYTYQVRANANTTYSDYSNVATAVIAGTGAYCAANGANQYEYIKDIVIGSFTNTSGADTSGYGNYVSKNITLTPNTSTSVSLTPGFASSNYTESWGVWIDYNKNNTFEASEKVINGLSSNGTVTGNFTVQNNATGSTRMRIVMKYNSNPTAVCGSIGDGEVEDYTVTFGPSNPNPVTLATPTNIGNSGIYAAGFYASWTQVTNATSYEVQLYKAATGWANVGTSTTYYLWIPKQGTETAYRFRVRAVNAAGTSDWSSYLDITLPLAGADANEALNENKSFTMFPNPATNVVNFTFENINSANAVITIYNNNGNVIDTVRNTSSYTVKNLPTGIYHVILTDGAFKQSKKLLIN, from the coding sequence ATGAAACCAAAATTATTATTATTTATGGCGTTCATTTTCATTCTTAAAGTAAGTGCGCAAGGGCTCCCTTGTAAAGCAAAAGAAGAAAATGACAAAATCTACAAACAGAATCCTAATGCATTGAAGGAAAAACAAAATTTTGATGCATTTAGTAAAAAATTCAGTGCAGAAAGGAAGTCTAAAACTTCCAAATTATTACAAACATCTTATGTGATTCCAGTAGTATTCCACATTTATGGAGATATTCAAAGCGGAAAAACAGTTACTTATGAGAAAATAGTAAATCATCTAGCTCAACTTAATGATGATTTTAATGGACGTAATGCTGATTATGCAACTGTAGATCCATTTTTTCAAGCCCGAAGAGGCACACTAAACATCGAATTTAAGCTTGCAAAAATAGATCCAAGCGGAGGTTGTACTTCTGGAGTTGTTTTTCATGCTGCCAAAAACGGTTATGGTAATGGTGGCGGATACGATGACCAAATTGCTGCCGACGCTTGGGACAACACAAAATATATGAACGTGTATATCCAAAATGATTTATATCAAGATGGAGCACTTAACAACTCTGGAGTAGCTTGGTATCCAGACTCTGGAATGACAGCTAACAATACGGCAAGAGTTGTTTTTAATGGAGCCTACCTATATGACAACTCATACAGCAAAGAGTTTTCGGCTACATTAACACATGAGTTTGGGCATTTCTTGAATCTAATACACACCTTTGAAGGTGGTTGTACAGGTACAGATGAAGTAGCCGATACTCCTCTTGAAGATGGTCTGCACACTTTAGCCTGCACTCAAGGGACAAATTGTAATGGCGATAGAGTAAACAATGAAAATTATATGGGCTACAATGGAGCGCAAGGATGCTACAAAATGTACACTCAAGGACAAATTGATCGGATGCTCGCAGCATTAGAACATCCCGCAAGAAAAACACTATGGCAAGAAAGCAACCTAGTAGCAACAGGAGTAAATAACAGTGGTAGCTTATTGACAGTAAATGCGAGTTCATTTAAAGAAGCTGTTCCAAATGATGGTTCTTTTGATACCTCTTCAGTAATTACGCTATCAGGAACAAAAACACTGGCTCTCAGTTCAGGAACAATGATTGCAGGAACACATTTTACTCATACTTTTCCAGCAGGAATTACACCAATACTTACTGTAAATTCAAACTCTCAAATAACTGTTACACTAACGGGAAAAGCTACAAATCATTTAGTTGCCAATAATACTAAAGGAGCAATTAATTTTTTACCAGCAGCATTTACAGGCGGCACAACAGGTTTATCATGTACAAGCTTATATTTCGATCTTAAATTTGTAAATCCTTATGGGATTTTCTTTGTTGATATGCCAGACGTAACTGTGTCATCAGCATTAATTTGGAAGTATTTTGAAATAGAAAAAGGGGACGATCCTGCTTTTGGAGGTTGGAGATTTGCAGCAAACGCATTGAAAATCGAAACTTATGCAAAAAAATTAGTTTGCGAAACGGGAACAAAAAACATCTCATTACTTGGATCAAATACACAAGTTGGCGCTACAAGTAACTTTACTGCTCCGGGAGCATACCCAAATCAGTTAGATTTACGCACAGCTAGTTATACCAATTGGGACGGAAAAACTGGCTATGTTGGTTTTACCTACCTTATTGATGGTTTAACTTGTTATGGATGGTTCAAAGTAACTGTTGCTGCTAATGGTGATGGATATACTATTTCTGAATATGCTTATAATACACAACCTGGAGGTTCGATTTATACAGGAATGACAGCAAAAACAGCAGTGGTATTATCAGCAAACACATTATACGAAGCGGATGCTAACGATGGCGGAATTACAACTGGTACAGAAATATCTCTATCAACTAATAATGGAACATTCACAAAAAGTACAGGAACATTTACTGCTGGTACAGATTATACAATCTCTGGAGTTCCAGCAGGTTTAACAGCAGTTTTGACATTAAAAAGCAACTCAAAAGTAGCTCTTACTTTTACAGGAAAAGCCAACGCCCATTTGCCAGCCAATGATGCTGCTATTGTAGTTACATTCAAAGATGCTGCAATAACTGGAGGAATAATAACCTTAGATAATGCTGCAAAAACCATAAACATAAAATTTGATGCTCCATACGGAATCGTTTATGTAGACAACCCTGATTTTGTAGTTTCTTCTACTTCTACTTGGGATTATATCAATTTAGGAATTGGTGATAACACAGAATATGGTGCATGGAGATATGCAGCCAATGCGCTAAAAATTGAAACTTATGGAAAAAGATTAGTTGGACAAACAGGCACACGAAATATTACAAAAATAGCTGCAGGAACTTCTATTGGTGCCTCAAGTGTATTTGTAACACCCGGAGCCTACCCTGACCAACTAGATTTACGCACTGCAGCATACACAACTTGGGATAATCAAACAGGATATGTAGGTTTTGAATATACTAGTAGAGGAAGAACTTGTTACGGTTGGTTCAAAGTAAAAGTAGCAGCCAACGGAGACGGTTATTCTATTACTGATTATGCCTACAACAGCAAACCTTTTGAAGCTATTATTGCAGGAGCAACAAACGGAACAACGGTTGCAGCACCTACTAATTTGGTAGCTACTGCCAATTCAACAACACTTCAAGCTGTTTTAACATGGACAGATAATGCAACAAACGAAACTGGATATAGCGTAGAAAGAGCTTCTACTGATGGAGTTTATAGTGTAATTGCAACACTTGGTGCAAATATAGCTACCTACACCAACACTGGATTAACTGCTGGAAGCACCTATACATACCAAGTAAGAGCAAATGCAAACACTACGTATTCAGATTATTCAAATGTTGCTACCGCTGTTATTGCGGGAACTGGTGCCTATTGTGCTGCCAATGGAGCAAATCAATACGAATACATTAAAGATATAGTAATTGGAAGTTTTACAAATACATCTGGTGCCGATACTTCAGGATACGGAAATTATGTTTCAAAAAACATTACATTAACTCCAAACACAAGCACATCAGTTAGTCTTACTCCTGGTTTTGCAAGTTCAAATTACACAGAATCTTGGGGTGTTTGGATCGATTATAACAAAAACAATACATTCGAAGCATCAGAGAAAGTTATCAATGGACTTTCGTCAAACGGAACTGTTACAGGGAATTTTACAGTACAAAATAATGCAACAGGATCAACTAGAATGCGTATTGTAATGAAATACAACTCAAACCCTACAGCTGTATGCGGAAGTATAGGTGATGGTGAAGTGGAAGATTACACAGTAACTTTTGGCCCTTCAAATCCTAATCCGGTAACTCTTGCAACTCCAACAAACATTGGTAACTCAGGAATTTACGCTGCAGGATTTTATGCTTCATGGACACAAGTAACAAATGCTACAAGCTATGAGGTACAATTATACAAAGCGGCAACAGGATGGGCAAATGTAGGTACATCAACAACTTACTATTTATGGATTCCAAAACAAGGAACAGAAACTGCTTATAGATTTAGAGTTAGAGCAGTTAATGCTGCTGGAACAAGTGACTGGAGTAGTTATCTTGACATAACACTTCCACTTGCAGGAGCTGATGCCAATGAGGCTTTAAATGAAAATAAATCATTTACTATGTTTCCAAACCCAGCTACCAACGTAGTAAACTTTACTTTTGAAAACATTAATAGTGCAAATGCTGTAATTACTATTTACAACAATAACGGAAATGTAATCGATACTGTTCGAAATACATCAAGTTATACTGTCAAAAATTTGCCAACAGGAATTTATCATGTTATCCTAACTGACGGCGCTTTTAAACAAAGCAAAAAATTATTGATAAATTAA
- a CDS encoding zinc-binding alcohol dehydrogenase family protein encodes MKAIGFKKSLPITEQDSFIEFESLKPIPDANELLVKINAISVNPVDFKIRQNSAVDSPLDTPKIIGWDAVGVVEAIGDNVSLFKVGEEVYYAGDITKQGSNAEYQVIDERIVGRKPKSLNDEEAAVMPLTGLTAWEILFDRIRISPEKDKGKSVLIIGGAGGVGSIAIQLAKKVAGLTVIATASRPETIAWCKKQGADYVVDHKNLISSVRELGFQYVDFILDFVDTNSYWDIMVELIKPQGHIASITGNSNPVVLNKLKNKSASFSWELMYTRSMFQTDDMQEQHNILNKIADLLDNGILKTTLNDTLIGLSADNLKKAHQLLESGKTIGKIAIKF; translated from the coding sequence ATGAAAGCAATAGGATTTAAAAAGTCACTACCAATAACGGAACAAGATAGTTTTATTGAATTTGAATCTTTAAAACCAATACCTGATGCAAATGAATTATTGGTAAAAATTAATGCAATTTCTGTAAATCCAGTAGATTTTAAAATTCGTCAGAATAGCGCTGTCGATTCCCCTTTAGATACACCAAAAATTATTGGTTGGGATGCTGTAGGCGTAGTAGAAGCCATTGGTGATAATGTGAGCTTGTTTAAAGTAGGCGAAGAAGTGTATTATGCTGGTGATATTACTAAGCAGGGCAGCAATGCCGAGTATCAAGTTATAGATGAGCGTATTGTAGGTAGAAAGCCAAAGTCTCTTAATGACGAAGAAGCTGCCGTTATGCCATTAACCGGTTTAACAGCTTGGGAGATATTGTTTGATCGTATTCGCATAAGTCCTGAAAAGGATAAAGGCAAATCGGTTTTAATAATTGGTGGAGCAGGAGGAGTAGGTTCTATTGCAATTCAATTGGCAAAAAAAGTAGCAGGTTTAACTGTTATTGCTACGGCATCCCGTCCTGAGACTATTGCATGGTGCAAAAAACAAGGAGCAGATTATGTGGTTGATCACAAAAACTTAATTTCATCGGTTAGAGAATTAGGCTTCCAATATGTTGATTTTATTTTAGATTTTGTTGATACAAATTCATATTGGGATATAATGGTAGAACTTATTAAACCACAAGGGCATATTGCCTCTATTACAGGTAATAGTAATCCAGTAGTTTTGAATAAACTAAAGAACAAAAGTGCTTCATTCTCATGGGAATTAATGTATACTCGTTCAATGTTTCAAACTGATGATATGCAAGAGCAACATAATATTTTAAACAAAATTGCCGATTTATTAGACAACGGAATCCTCAAAACAACTCTAAACGATACACTTATTGGTTTATCGGCTGACAATTTAAAAAAAGCGCATCAGCTTTTGGAATCAGGTAAAACAATTGGAAAGATTGCTATAAAATTTTAA
- a CDS encoding DUF1810 domain-containing protein has translation MAYSNNDLIRFLEAQNHLYLTALSEIKKGKKETNWMWFIFPQIAGLGTSDTAKFYAITDLKEATEFIAHPILGKHLIEISELILTFKMKSAESILGELEARKLRSSMTLFTLVENSNPIFQEVLDAFFSGEQDPLTLSIINSIITASIETTVLS, from the coding sequence ATGGCATATTCAAACAATGATTTAATCCGCTTTTTAGAAGCACAAAACCACCTTTATCTTACCGCTCTTTCTGAAATTAAAAAAGGGAAAAAAGAGACGAACTGGATGTGGTTTATCTTTCCTCAAATTGCGGGATTAGGAACTAGTGATACTGCCAAATTTTATGCTATTACAGATTTAAAAGAAGCAACAGAATTTATTGCACATCCTATTTTAGGAAAACACCTTATCGAGATTTCGGAATTGATATTGACTTTCAAAATGAAATCTGCTGAATCAATTCTAGGAGAATTAGAAGCGCGAAAATTACGCTCATCGATGACACTTTTTACTTTGGTAGAAAACAGTAATCCAATTTTCCAAGAAGTATTGGATGCCTTCTTTTCAGGAGAGCAAGATCCACTTACCTTGTCCATTATTAATTCAATTATAACGGCGTCTATTGAAACAACTGTGTTGTCATAG
- a CDS encoding alpha/beta hydrolase encodes MKTLLTTALLLALSLTISAQDIIHKKVYSTKMDKEIETVIITPKLKKGVSYKTVYLLHGYSGNPDRTYKKDIPDLVSKSEKYQTIYVLPTGNFNSWYVDSPINKTSQYQTFIGKELVEYIDANYPTIKDRKFRGILGWSMGGYGATTIGVTYQNSFSIVGSTCGALDFNRFGENFHNYQVDKVLGEFKSLPKEYFAFNKIEQMQKSNQYYILDCGTEDEQMIEMNRDFHKLLNNQKVEHLYIESRGGHDTNYWSKALSNQLALFENYFGTEKL; translated from the coding sequence ATGAAAACATTACTTACAACAGCGTTATTACTTGCATTATCATTAACTATTTCTGCTCAGGATATTATTCATAAAAAAGTATATAGTACTAAAATGGATAAAGAGATTGAGACAGTTATTATTACTCCTAAACTCAAAAAAGGAGTATCCTATAAAACCGTTTATTTATTGCATGGTTATAGCGGAAACCCTGATAGAACTTATAAAAAAGATATTCCCGATCTTGTTAGTAAATCAGAAAAATATCAAACTATTTATGTATTACCAACTGGTAATTTTAATAGCTGGTATGTAGATAGTCCAATCAATAAAACGTCACAATATCAAACCTTTATTGGAAAAGAGCTAGTTGAATATATTGACGCTAATTATCCAACAATCAAGGATCGAAAATTTAGAGGAATTTTAGGTTGGAGCATGGGAGGATATGGAGCAACAACTATTGGTGTTACTTATCAAAATAGTTTTTCGATTGTAGGCAGTACGTGTGGAGCACTAGATTTTAATCGTTTTGGTGAAAATTTTCATAATTATCAAGTAGATAAAGTTTTGGGAGAGTTTAAAAGTTTGCCAAAAGAATATTTTGCATTCAATAAAATTGAACAAATGCAAAAATCAAATCAGTATTATATTCTGGATTGCGGCACTGAAGATGAGCAAATGATTGAGATGAACAGAGATTTTCATAAACTCTTGAACAATCAAAAAGTAGAACATCTTTATATTGAATCTCGCGGAGGACACGATACTAATTATTGGAGTAAAGCATTATCAAATCAATTAGCATTATTTGAAAACTATTTTGGTACTGAAAAATTATAA
- a CDS encoding L-dopachrome tautomerase-related protein, with protein MIRLKLTILVVIVMSLFTNSINSQNTKEIQHIKFDDLGWEQLGDKLQRKYVYGEQGMLALFKMDKGTASYFGNNNKASNNLEVVAAMDIRPGDVAVSAEGRVFATIHPLGSQKTQLVEIVNGKTVPYPSAAYQKNGKKASDATFDAMLGLIFDKNNQLWVADMGLELGKTRLWAFDINKNTVSQKIELPASVAPKGTFAQDVAIDEKNNFAYLADIANPGIIVLNLKTKKVRRFSGHASLQAEDKDMIIKGKVIHFGGKPARVAIDPITLSSDRETIFFGAMNGSSWYSLPAKLLREGKNDSVIGGSIRKIGNKPFSDGAITDSKGNHYFTNLQEHAITKLDATGKLTNIIQDNEKIVWPDNVYQGPNDWMYISVNQLDSSPAFTGATDEGKPPYYIYRFKQ; from the coding sequence ATGATACGATTAAAATTGACAATACTGGTAGTGATAGTAATGAGTTTGTTTACAAATTCAATAAATTCCCAAAACACAAAGGAGATACAACATATTAAATTTGATGATTTGGGCTGGGAGCAGTTGGGTGATAAACTTCAGCGCAAATATGTATATGGTGAACAGGGAATGTTGGCATTATTTAAGATGGATAAAGGAACAGCTAGTTATTTTGGAAACAATAACAAAGCGAGCAATAATCTTGAAGTTGTAGCTGCGATGGATATACGCCCAGGCGATGTAGCTGTATCTGCTGAAGGTCGTGTTTTTGCAACGATACATCCATTGGGAAGTCAAAAGACACAGTTGGTTGAAATTGTAAATGGAAAAACAGTTCCATATCCTTCTGCTGCTTATCAGAAAAATGGCAAAAAAGCAAGTGACGCTACTTTTGATGCTATGTTGGGATTGATTTTTGATAAAAATAATCAGCTTTGGGTTGCAGATATGGGATTAGAACTCGGGAAAACGAGACTTTGGGCTTTTGATATTAATAAAAATACGGTATCTCAAAAAATTGAATTACCTGCTTCAGTTGCTCCAAAAGGAACTTTTGCTCAAGATGTAGCAATCGATGAAAAGAATAATTTTGCATACTTAGCAGATATTGCCAATCCGGGTATAATTGTACTTAATCTAAAAACTAAAAAAGTGCGTCGATTTAGCGGACATGCGTCTTTGCAAGCTGAGGATAAAGATATGATTATAAAAGGTAAAGTGATACATTTTGGAGGTAAGCCTGCTCGTGTTGCTATTGATCCAATTACGCTTTCAAGTGATAGGGAAACAATATTCTTTGGCGCAATGAATGGTTCATCATGGTATAGTTTGCCAGCTAAACTTTTAAGAGAAGGTAAAAATGATAGTGTAATTGGAGGCTCAATACGAAAGATTGGAAACAAGCCTTTTAGTGATGGTGCAATTACTGATTCTAAAGGAAACCATTATTTTACCAATTTACAAGAACATGCAATTACAAAACTGGACGCTACAGGCAAGTTGACTAACATTATACAGGATAATGAAAAAATAGTATGGCCAGATAATGTTTACCAAGGTCCAAATGACTGGATGTATATTTCGGTAAACCAACTGGATAGTTCTCCAGCTTTTACAGGAGCTACAGACGAAGGTAAGCCTCCTTATTATATTTATCGTTTTAAACAATAA
- a CDS encoding polysaccharide deacetylase family protein has protein sequence MNSTLLRIMVLSVSMLFAVLSSAQTKKENTTKNWPNGAQLVISVSMQFETGGQPEGAESPFSGNPLPKGQPDLAAESWFRYGANEGIYRMLDLWKKYNIKVTSHVVGEAAVKYPELAKAIAAGGHEIAAHGLSWSNQWNMSYKDELAFVKKGIDTVESITGKRGVGYNANWLRRSPNTLKVLQELGFLYHIDDLSRDEPFITKVNGKNFVVMPYTLRNNDIVNVEGKHWSPDQFLAQLKMEFDQLYEEGATKRRMMSISFHDRIGGTPAMVKAMDTFIQYTKTKKGVVFMRKDDIAKMVQNDPKTPIDNPEEKYNN, from the coding sequence ATGAATTCAACTTTGTTAAGAATAATGGTACTGTCAGTTAGTATGTTGTTTGCTGTTTTATCTAGTGCGCAAACTAAAAAAGAAAATACAACTAAGAATTGGCCTAATGGTGCTCAATTAGTAATTTCGGTGTCTATGCAATTTGAAACCGGAGGACAGCCAGAAGGTGCTGAAAGCCCATTTTCGGGTAATCCTTTGCCAAAAGGGCAACCAGATTTGGCTGCAGAAAGCTGGTTTCGTTATGGAGCAAATGAAGGTATTTACAGAATGCTGGATTTATGGAAAAAATACAATATAAAGGTTACTTCGCATGTTGTGGGAGAAGCTGCAGTGAAGTATCCCGAATTAGCAAAAGCAATTGCTGCTGGAGGTCATGAAATAGCTGCTCACGGTTTGTCTTGGAGTAATCAATGGAATATGAGTTATAAAGACGAATTGGCATTTGTAAAAAAAGGAATTGATACTGTAGAATCTATTACAGGTAAAAGAGGAGTTGGATATAATGCAAACTGGTTGCGCAGAAGCCCAAATACTTTAAAGGTATTGCAAGAGCTTGGGTTTTTATATCATATTGACGATTTAAGTCGTGACGAGCCTTTTATTACTAAAGTGAACGGTAAAAATTTTGTAGTAATGCCCTATACACTTCGTAATAATGATATCGTAAATGTAGAAGGAAAACATTGGAGTCCTGATCAATTTTTGGCACAATTAAAAATGGAATTTGATCAACTTTATGAGGAGGGCGCTACCAAAAGAAGAATGATGTCTATTAGTTTTCATGACAGAATAGGAGGGACTCCTGCAATGGTAAAAGCAATGGATACTTTTATTCAATATACAAAAACTAAAAAAGGAGTTGTGTTTATGAGAAAGGATGATATAGCAAAGATGGTTCAAAACGATCCAAAAACACCAATTGATAACCCAGAAGAAAAATATAATAATTAA
- a CDS encoding alkene reductase — MDYQELFKEYDLEGITLQNRFLMAPMTRSRTTQPGNVPNALMAEYYAQRSMAGLIITEATQVSIQGMGYAKTPGIYSQEQIDGWKLTTAAVHKKGGKIFLQLWHVGRVSSSKVNGLQPIAPSALKAQNTHVYIFDGAPNGDATFIPVDEPKEMDKTDIENVIKEFAQGAKNAIAAGFDGVEIHGANGYLIDQFLRSNSNKRTDEYGGSKENRIRLLIEISKAVVEAIGNEKTGVRLSPFISFKDMNDPEILDTIMLASEELNKLDIAYIHLCEADWDDAPQISDDFRKELRTKFKNTIIATGNKTPQSGEKLIENNLVDLVGFGRKFLTNPDYPKRVKLNTSLNEISDNHTLFGGGTERGYTDYPFSI, encoded by the coding sequence ATGGATTATCAAGAATTATTTAAAGAATATGATTTAGAAGGAATTACATTGCAGAATCGCTTTCTGATGGCACCAATGACTCGTTCTAGAACTACACAACCCGGAAATGTTCCCAATGCATTAATGGCGGAGTATTACGCACAAAGAAGTATGGCAGGTTTAATAATTACCGAAGCAACACAGGTTTCAATACAAGGAATGGGCTATGCAAAAACACCAGGAATTTACAGTCAAGAACAAATTGACGGTTGGAAATTAACAACTGCTGCTGTACATAAAAAAGGAGGTAAAATATTTCTTCAATTATGGCATGTAGGCAGGGTGAGTAGTTCTAAGGTTAATGGACTGCAGCCTATTGCGCCTTCGGCATTGAAAGCACAAAATACCCATGTCTATATTTTTGACGGTGCACCAAATGGAGATGCTACTTTCATACCTGTGGATGAACCTAAGGAAATGGACAAAACAGATATAGAAAATGTAATTAAAGAATTTGCTCAAGGTGCTAAAAATGCTATTGCTGCAGGCTTTGATGGTGTAGAAATTCATGGAGCAAATGGGTATTTAATAGATCAATTTTTGAGAAGCAACAGCAATAAGAGAACTGATGAATATGGAGGTTCTAAAGAGAATCGAATTAGGTTGTTAATTGAGATTTCTAAAGCAGTAGTAGAGGCAATTGGGAATGAAAAGACAGGAGTTAGACTTTCTCCTTTTATAAGTTTTAAGGATATGAATGATCCTGAGATATTGGACACTATCATGTTAGCTTCAGAAGAATTGAATAAATTAGATATTGCATATATTCATCTTTGTGAAGCCGACTGGGATGATGCACCCCAAATTTCAGATGACTTTAGAAAAGAACTTCGAACTAAATTTAAGAACACTATCATCGCAACTGGTAATAAAACACCACAATCGGGAGAAAAATTAATAGAAAACAATTTGGTTGATTTAGTTGGTTTTGGAAGAAAATTTCTAACCAATCCAGATTATCCTAAAAGAGTGAAATTAAACACTTCTCTAAATGAAATATCAGACAATCACACCTTATTTGGCGGTGGTACAGAAAGAGGGTATACTGATTATCCGTTTAGTATATAA
- a CDS encoding acetolactate decarboxylase translates to MRKKLTTLVSFVATASALVGFYNPSSFAAIDLSPFHFHFISDDKTFGGHLVSGDLSSAKIKVSIDEKPGYEVILPQLNKNFDKAWPQQNKSKSSY, encoded by the coding sequence ATGAGAAAAAAATTAACAACACTAGTTTCTTTTGTAGCTACAGCAAGTGCTTTAGTTGGTTTTTATAATCCTTCCTCTTTTGCGGCTATAGATTTATCGCCTTTTCACTTTCATTTTATATCTGATGACAAAACATTTGGCGGACATCTGGTCTCTGGGGATTTATCTTCTGCTAAAATAAAAGTAAGCATTGATGAAAAACCGGGTTACGAGGTTATTTTACCACAGCTAAATAAAAATTTTGATAAAGCATGGCCACAGCAAAATAAAAGTAAAAGTTCCTACTGA